The DNA sequence TTGATATCAAAGGTCGGCCGAATAGCACGAAACTCAAAGCGTTTTAAGGTAGCCCCTAGAATCGATTGGCGAACTAAGTCAACTAAGAGCGTGGCAATCAACGGACCATGGACGATGAGGCCTGGATAGCCTTCCACTTCGGTGACGTAACGCCGATCGTAATGAATGCGATGGCCATTAAAGGTGAGGGCGGAGTAACGGAACAATAAGACATCATCGGGATTAATGGTCTTGGTCCAAGTGGCATCCGTTGGCGCCGGAGTTGGCGCAACCGGTTTGTCGTCAGGCGCAGGCGCATCGCGATACACAATGTCATGCTCTTCCGTGAGCGCAATGCCTGAGGCGTTGCTAATTTCATGGCGTACTAAGACGAAGATTAAGTCGCCCGTGCGCCCTGATTTATGGGTAACGGATTGGATGGTAGAAGTGCGCTCAATTGCATCGCCGACTGCCAGCGGCTTAATCCACTCGAGGCGACCACCAGCCCACATGCGGCGGGGGAGCGGTACTGGCGGTAAAAAACCGCCGCGCTTGGGGTGACCGTCGGGGCCGATTTCCGATTGACGAGCATGGGGTAAAAAATAAAGCCAGTGCCATAGTTCAGGCAAGAAAGTCCCCATCGTTGGCATTGGGTCTGGTCGATCCAATGTGGCTGAGAGGGCTCTGACTGGGGCAGCAGTGACTGCATCCGAGATGGATTCGGATTTACCAATCCACTCCTGCAGGTGTTTAATGGTTTGATCTTCGATTCGCATCACCCTATTATGCAATGGGCGATGCAGTGGTGATGCGCTTTTACCCCAGCCAGCCCAAGAAAAGCCCAGTTAATGCGGCGCCAGCTAGAACCGTCATGATGCCGAGCTGAAAGCGAATCAGGGCAATTACTGCTGCTGCGCAAATGAATACCGATGGTATGGATACCGACCCAGCAAATCCTGCAGGAAAGAACACGTGGTACGCAAAAAATAGACCCAAGTTCACAATCACACCGACCACAGCAGCGGTGATCGCGGTCAGGGGTGCTGTAAAGCCTAACTTGCCGTGCGTGGACTCAATTAATGGCCCACCAATCAGGATGAATAAAAAGGACGGTAAAAAAGTAAACCAGGTGGCAATGCACGCCGCTACCGCGCCACTCCAAAAAGCCAAATCGGGCCCAAGGGTTTCTTGTACGTGGCCGGCAATATAAGCAACAAAGGCAAGCACCATGATGAGCGGTCCTGGCGTCGCCTCTCCTAAAGCAAGGCCATCGATCATTTGACTGGCAGTGACCCACTGGTAATGTTCAACTGCACCCTGATAGACATAGGGAAGTACTGCGTATGCACCGCCGAAGGTCAGTAAGGCGGCTTTGGTGAAAAACCAGGCAAGCTGAGGGTAAAGAGTTGTCCAGCCAAAAAAGAGAATGAGTAGCGTGATCGGCAGTGTCCACAAGAGCGCACCCACTACACCTTTCTTCACCGTGCTTTGCACGCTAAAAATGGCATGCTCTGGCGTTGGTGTCGCATCGTCAATGATGGCGCTACTTTTTTCTTGTGCGTTAACGGTATCGACGGCGTGCGCCTTCGGGCTAAAAACGGCGGGGTATTTTTTCCCGCCCCAAACACCAATCAGGGCAGCGCAGATCACAATGATGGGGAAGGGCGCATTAAAAATAAAGATGGCGATAAAGGAGAGTGCAGTAATGAGCCACAGGGCGCGGTGTGTAATGGCGCGCCTACCGATTTTGAGGGCGGCGCACAATACGATCGCAGTCACTGCCGGCTTGATGCCAAAAAAGAGTGCCGCGATCCAAGGAGTTTGTCCAAAAGTCAGATAGACCCAACCCAGTCCAATGAGGATCAACAAGGAAGGCAGTACGAAGAGGACTCCAGCCAAAATGCCGCCAATACTGCGATGCATTAACCAGCCGATATAGGTTACTA is a window from the Polynucleobacter difficilis genome containing:
- the chrA gene encoding chromate efflux transporter, which gives rise to MKVPLTEALWFWAKLGFISFGGPAGQIAVLHSELVEKRRWISERRFLHALNYCMLLPGPEAQQLVTYIGWLMHRSIGGILAGVLFVLPSLLILIGLGWVYLTFGQTPWIAALFFGIKPAVTAIVLCAALKIGRRAITHRALWLITALSFIAIFIFNAPFPIIVICAALIGVWGGKKYPAVFSPKAHAVDTVNAQEKSSAIIDDATPTPEHAIFSVQSTVKKGVVGALLWTLPITLLILFFGWTTLYPQLAWFFTKAALLTFGGAYAVLPYVYQGAVEHYQWVTASQMIDGLALGEATPGPLIMVLAFVAYIAGHVQETLGPDLAFWSGAVAACIATWFTFLPSFLFILIGGPLIESTHGKLGFTAPLTAITAAVVGVIVNLGLFFAYHVFFPAGFAGSVSIPSVFICAAAVIALIRFQLGIMTVLAGAALTGLFLGWLG
- a CDS encoding FAS1-like dehydratase domain-containing protein is translated as MRIEDQTIKHLQEWIGKSESISDAVTAAPVRALSATLDRPDPMPTMGTFLPELWHWLYFLPHARQSEIGPDGHPKRGGFLPPVPLPRRMWAGGRLEWIKPLAVGDAIERTSTIQSVTHKSGRTGDLIFVLVRHEISNASGIALTEEHDIVYRDAPAPDDKPVAPTPAPTDATWTKTINPDDVLLFRYSALTFNGHRIHYDRRYVTEVEGYPGLIVHGPLIATLLVDLVRQSILGATLKRFEFRAIRPTFDINPFSVSATPDLTLDPSGKTIRVWAQDHEGWLTMQATAVLN